One region of Termitidicoccus mucosus genomic DNA includes:
- a CDS encoding O-antigen ligase family protein, translated as MNPLYYYNGSLRWSFYWENPNCWAVFLVFVLVGSWTAVWMVLPRMKTNGQHGVGGLQSLSLGARCFPRIGRRFLRVLFAVHALELAVWVLLVKTYSRGGLVAAFAALALFFLLDKNIPSRRVRLASILIRLVAVGVLCMGVGFSSRFSPDYIVQDKSVLNRLDMWQGALVMMKDSPWIGWGNHNGGFSYINWYQPLATSTHPIGFVNSFFDIAVEFGAPVLCFILGIGFFLLFVAFRHRKTHATTPALVILAAWGLANVWTSLWRETALWIVPAGCGLYLLTVCYRSPRVCLKSIAPAFALAAGLGVLLWSSGWAFSGKYEWIARPNRGTDKITLIKRTFAEGAGNAPEVLVDGAVFGRYFGKTFRGIAATTTKTRFEIYPPWSRKPENSGIETGKIIYSGFHASWLSRRGVLPSHEIAIFYPTVFPPPIEAAGIGASRVSLYMPLASASEYNLAWRRWAERNSIQIITTPQGGLRIEPAGNKKLWRQLLE; from the coding sequence ATGAATCCCCTCTATTACTACAACGGTAGCTTGCGTTGGAGTTTTTATTGGGAAAATCCAAATTGCTGGGCAGTGTTTCTGGTGTTCGTTCTGGTTGGCTCATGGACGGCTGTCTGGATGGTTTTGCCGCGAATGAAAACCAATGGCCAGCATGGTGTGGGTGGCTTACAAAGCCTATCTTTGGGGGCACGATGCTTCCCTCGCATTGGAAGGCGGTTTTTAAGAGTTTTATTTGCTGTCCACGCTCTTGAGTTGGCCGTCTGGGTTCTGCTCGTGAAAACATATTCGCGTGGAGGATTGGTCGCCGCTTTTGCGGCCCTAGCGTTGTTTTTTCTTCTGGATAAAAACATTCCGTCCAGACGTGTCCGGCTGGCCAGTATTCTGATTCGCCTGGTTGCGGTGGGTGTTCTTTGCATGGGGGTTGGGTTTTCCAGCAGATTCAGTCCTGATTATATCGTGCAGGACAAATCAGTTTTAAACCGATTGGACATGTGGCAGGGGGCTCTCGTGATGATGAAGGATTCGCCTTGGATTGGTTGGGGAAACCACAATGGCGGTTTTTCTTACATAAACTGGTATCAACCGCTGGCCACCAGCACGCATCCTATCGGATTTGTGAACAGCTTTTTTGATATTGCTGTCGAATTTGGCGCGCCCGTGCTCTGCTTCATACTGGGGATTGGCTTTTTTCTGTTGTTCGTGGCGTTTAGGCACAGGAAAACCCATGCAACCACGCCAGCCCTTGTAATTCTGGCGGCGTGGGGCTTGGCCAATGTATGGACCAGTTTGTGGCGTGAAACCGCGCTGTGGATTGTCCCGGCGGGATGCGGACTCTATCTACTCACGGTTTGTTATCGTTCACCTCGGGTTTGCCTGAAGAGCATTGCACCGGCATTCGCACTGGCAGCAGGACTGGGAGTGCTTTTATGGTCATCGGGCTGGGCTTTTTCCGGGAAATATGAGTGGATCGCACGTCCAAACAGAGGCACGGATAAAATCACGCTTATAAAACGCACTTTCGCCGAAGGTGCTGGAAACGCCCCTGAGGTGCTGGTCGATGGAGCCGTGTTTGGACGTTATTTTGGCAAGACATTCAGAGGCATCGCAGCAACGACAACAAAGACGAGATTTGAGATTTATCCGCCGTGGTCTCGGAAGCCTGAAAATTCCGGAATTGAAACGGGAAAAATCATATATTCTGGATTTCATGCGTCCTGGCTTTCCCGGCGGGGTGTTTTGCCTTCGCATGAAATCGCCATTTTTTATCCCACCGTGTTCCCGCCTCCCATCGAGGCTGCGGGCATCGGTGCATCGCGTGTTTCGCTTTACATGCCATTGGCGAGCGCGTCCGAATACAATCTGGCGTGGCGGCGGTGGGCGGAAAGGAACAGCATTCAAATCATCACCACACCCCAAGGGGGACTGCGCATCGAACCGGCGGGAAACAAGAAACTATGGAGACAACTCTTGGAATAA
- a CDS encoding RHS repeat-associated core domain-containing protein, with product MKTLIKYCTLILICFLLPPALFANEEDPNENGGMDGHPGGDGINEDPIIMDPFDVNEKKDPEPDDEPPEPPDWPDWPPEDPPEDPDWPPEDEWPDGPSSGDEGTDNGDDGCEGVNPFTLKGNATRKVTDLSMTGREPLHWIRYNNSIPRLLVLAFGQGAAWRHNWQYELQVWRDAEGEHFLFIYPSGIRRSFHRQADGSLATRQERYKEKARIIDDCVEITTVGEKTLVFKPVSSPASLASAGVYQLVTLTGKTGRVIHFDHDSNGLLRYISNEAGNQITLYYRNVGIPCISRVETSDGRAVEYDYESMTSPLTGQEYVTLARVYYGDGTNAEYKYDFVSSGRAPLLVEADDPRYGGRAKHIGYRYHAMSAHGVIHEEFNPVTGKAYVTLEFDPADPERRIVHYTDDRSITYRVPEATNGRPTERIDSLGRKRTWSYSNEGTGWLEEKTSAGGVNVKYTRNKKGKITRVTSSDGLEVDIERDQSGKIAKTKDNRGRIVEYARDSKGRVLQSSKTTVAINKPSHSKKGGARQSDVNTPAGKSRKESIKRDASGHPVRRDYSDGTYEEFKRDKKGNVVTQRDRKGGLHRYTHAERGLVASETDPAGQTTRYSYDLYGQRTSQTDALGRVTTWERDERGLVTRLVNPDGSVRVYSYDKYGRKTGETDEIGRAASWQYDNLTRLTGHTDFDGGVTRYDYAETPGGCGTCSLISNPSRIIRPDGRVDEFLYDTEGHLLMRSVAVGTAHLAVTLYAYDDADNLIQQTNPDGGVIKHTYDIEKRRLSTTDSLGRTTSWTYDAEGNRLSQTDASGRVTDYVYDADNNLIYTVTADGAETTHEYDSFKHRIRTTDALGNTTRWNYDDVGNLVSVIDAVGGETRHTYDNANRRISTRFPDGTSQTWTYTAAGQISQTITSDGLKMETGYDAAGRVIAMTSAPVGTSQATPAPSASITRATYDAAGRRMTATDALNRITRHEYNARNQVTATIYPDGTQTRKEYDAAGRVIADTDQLGHVTRYTYTPLGDMATLTDANGNTYFFEYDKMRRKTAMIYPDNSQETWTYDLGGRLATHTTRAGQTKTIAYNTDHKPVSEIWSPAGCAPDIVNTYDATGRLASTNNGNALLTYTYDKLGRITSETNDIRALIPGMLSHTVGYLYDKTGRKAGLLYPDGLKVSYRYDAQGRMTEVYNGNRKPLAVYDYDAYGRRARLTRDNDVVTNYIYDAASQVLAIDHVNNENQLLAKAHYEYDIRGRRVSMAREDDFADHYRYDATSQLVGVDYGEGRTETFTYDPLGNRIEHTDATPTLGQPVLVERYETNNLNQYTRVGPAPLTYDANGNLTDDGTQRYRYDAQNRLVEVESATVKAEFAYDARNRCILRRYYKLGDSGGWILNEAESLVLTYDESWNLLVDRSVAGKGISEYIYGNRGDEILASKRNFQLCYTLADALGSVIALDGMNDKEMLGNRYDAFGKLNSSLPVQHRLLFTGREYIKPIDINDHRNRYYSFKLGRWLASDPIKFNGEDSDLYRYVHNNSINLTDPDGFKERPVTSVDAPPFEHPNTATLGGPYNPSCYNPAAYNCHTYAWHNGTIDLNDLRYNPKWLFWDLDPTNNIASATPLADSAPNQIGDRVVYGSDTNGNGLLDPTEIGHSGIVTAVDSNGNTTRVTSKWGEGSIWDHFPSDVPPAYGTLRTYYRTSPNSPTCSP from the coding sequence ATGAAAACCTTGATCAAATACTGCACGCTAATTCTCATTTGCTTTCTGTTGCCTCCCGCACTGTTCGCCAATGAGGAGGATCCCAACGAAAACGGAGGCATGGACGGCCATCCTGGTGGCGATGGGATAAACGAGGATCCAATCATAATGGATCCGTTTGATGTTAACGAAAAGAAAGATCCAGAACCTGACGATGAACCGCCGGAACCACCGGACTGGCCGGACTGGCCGCCGGAAGATCCGCCGGAAGATCCGGACTGGCCGCCAGAAGACGAATGGCCGGATGGTCCATCATCGGGAGATGAGGGCACGGATAATGGTGATGACGGCTGCGAAGGGGTCAATCCCTTCACCCTCAAGGGCAATGCCACCCGCAAAGTCACCGACTTGAGCATGACCGGGCGCGAACCACTTCATTGGATTCGCTATAACAACAGCATTCCCCGCCTCCTCGTTCTCGCGTTTGGGCAGGGGGCGGCGTGGAGGCACAACTGGCAGTATGAATTGCAAGTCTGGCGCGATGCGGAGGGTGAGCATTTTCTTTTCATCTATCCTTCGGGCATCCGGCGCTCCTTCCACCGGCAGGCGGACGGCTCCTTGGCCACGCGCCAAGAGCGGTATAAGGAAAAGGCGCGAATCATCGACGACTGCGTGGAAATCACCACCGTGGGGGAAAAAACGCTGGTATTCAAACCGGTGTCCTCGCCCGCCTCGCTGGCCTCTGCCGGGGTTTATCAGTTGGTCACGCTTACGGGCAAAACCGGGAGGGTGATACACTTCGACCATGACAGCAACGGATTGCTGCGATACATTTCCAACGAAGCGGGAAATCAAATTACGCTTTATTATCGGAATGTCGGCATACCCTGCATAAGCAGGGTTGAAACAAGCGACGGGCGTGCCGTTGAGTATGATTATGAAAGCATGACCAGTCCGCTGACAGGACAGGAATACGTCACGCTGGCGCGCGTTTACTATGGCGATGGCACGAACGCCGAATACAAATACGACTTTGTGTCTTCTGGCCGCGCCCCGCTGCTGGTGGAGGCCGACGATCCCCGCTACGGCGGGCGAGCCAAGCATATCGGTTATCGCTATCACGCGATGTCGGCGCACGGTGTGATCCATGAGGAGTTTAATCCCGTCACAGGCAAAGCCTACGTGACGCTTGAGTTCGATCCCGCCGACCCGGAGCGCCGCATCGTGCACTACACGGATGACCGCAGCATCACGTATCGCGTGCCCGAAGCCACCAACGGGCGCCCCACCGAGCGCATCGACTCGCTTGGGCGTAAACGCACTTGGAGCTACAGCAACGAAGGCACGGGCTGGCTTGAGGAAAAGACCAGTGCCGGCGGAGTGAACGTCAAATACACCCGAAACAAGAAGGGTAAAATCACCCGTGTGACGAGCAGCGACGGGCTGGAGGTTGACATTGAGCGCGACCAATCCGGGAAAATTGCCAAGACCAAAGATAACCGTGGGCGCATTGTCGAGTATGCTCGCGATTCCAAGGGACGTGTCCTGCAATCCAGCAAGACCACCGTTGCGATCAACAAACCCTCTCATTCCAAGAAAGGAGGCGCGCGTCAGAGTGATGTTAACACACCCGCAGGCAAGTCGCGCAAAGAATCGATCAAGCGCGATGCCTCTGGGCATCCCGTGCGCCGGGATTATTCCGACGGCACCTATGAGGAATTCAAGCGGGACAAAAAAGGCAACGTCGTCACACAGCGTGACCGCAAGGGAGGATTGCACCGCTACACCCATGCGGAACGCGGACTCGTCGCTTCGGAGACAGACCCAGCTGGGCAGACCACTCGTTACAGTTACGATCTCTACGGACAGCGCACTTCGCAGACCGACGCCCTTGGGCGCGTCACCACGTGGGAACGCGATGAACGCGGCCTCGTCACCCGGCTCGTCAATCCGGATGGCTCCGTGCGCGTGTATTCATACGACAAATACGGACGCAAGACCGGCGAAACCGACGAGATTGGCCGCGCCGCCTCCTGGCAATACGACAACCTCACCCGGCTGACAGGCCACACTGATTTCGATGGGGGCGTCACCCGGTATGACTATGCGGAAACCCCCGGCGGCTGCGGCACCTGCTCGCTCATTTCCAACCCATCGCGCATCATACGGCCCGATGGGCGTGTCGATGAGTTTTTATATGATACCGAAGGGCACCTGCTCATGCGCTCCGTTGCCGTCGGCACCGCGCACCTAGCCGTCACGCTGTATGCCTACGACGATGCCGATAACCTCATCCAGCAAACCAACCCCGACGGCGGCGTGATCAAACACACCTATGATATCGAAAAACGCCGCCTCTCCACCACCGATTCCCTTGGCCGCACGACATCCTGGACGTATGACGCTGAAGGCAACAGGCTCTCCCAGACCGATGCCTCGGGCCGCGTTACCGACTATGTTTACGACGCCGACAACAACCTGATCTACACAGTCACCGCCGATGGTGCGGAAACTACTCACGAATACGATTCATTCAAACACCGCATCCGCACCACCGATGCTTTGGGCAACACCACGCGGTGGAATTACGATGATGTCGGAAACTTGGTTTCAGTGATTGATGCCGTCGGCGGCGAAACACGCCACACCTACGACAACGCCAACCGCCGCATCAGCACCCGCTTTCCAGACGGCACAAGCCAGACATGGACTTATACTGCCGCCGGCCAAATTTCGCAGACTATAACTTCCGACGGACTGAAAATGGAAACCGGCTACGATGCGGCAGGCCGCGTCATCGCCATGACTAGCGCCCCTGTAGGGACGTCGCAAGCGACGCCCGCGCCCTCTGCTTCCATCACACGCGCTACCTACGATGCGGCGGGTCGCCGCATGACCGCGACGGATGCGCTCAACCGCATCACGCGCCACGAATACAACGCCCGCAATCAAGTCACGGCCACAATCTATCCTGACGGCACGCAAACGCGAAAGGAATACGATGCCGCAGGCCGCGTGATTGCCGACACCGATCAGCTCGGCCACGTCACCCGCTACACTTACACCCCGCTTGGCGACATGGCCACGCTCACCGACGCCAACGGCAACACCTATTTCTTTGAATATGATAAAATGCGCCGCAAAACGGCGATGATCTACCCCGACAATTCGCAAGAAACCTGGACTTACGATCTCGGCGGACGCCTCGCCACCCACACCACCCGCGCGGGGCAGACCAAGACCATCGCCTACAACACCGACCACAAACCCGTCTCCGAAATATGGTCGCCCGCTGGTTGCGCCCCGGATATCGTCAACACCTACGATGCCACCGGACGCCTCGCCAGCACCAACAACGGCAATGCCCTGCTCACCTATACTTATGATAAATTGGGGCGCATCACCTCCGAGACGAATGACATCCGCGCCCTCATTCCCGGAATGCTGTCACACACTGTGGGATATCTATACGATAAAACAGGCCGCAAGGCTGGGCTGCTTTATCCCGATGGATTGAAAGTATCCTATCGCTATGATGCCCAAGGCCGCATGACTGAAGTGTATAACGGCAACAGAAAACCGCTCGCTGTGTATGATTACGATGCCTATGGACGTCGCGCCAGACTTACTCGTGACAACGATGTTGTTACTAATTACATCTACGATGCTGCCAGTCAGGTTTTGGCCATCGACCATGTTAACAATGAAAACCAACTCCTCGCCAAGGCGCATTACGAATATGACATCCGGGGGCGTCGGGTAAGCATGGCCCGCGAAGACGATTTTGCCGACCACTACCGTTACGACGCCACCAGCCAGCTTGTCGGCGTCGATTACGGCGAGGGTCGCACGGAGACCTTCACCTATGACCCCTTGGGAAACCGCATCGAGCATACCGATGCCACCCCCACCCTCGGCCAGCCAGTCCTCGTCGAGCGTTACGAAACCAATAACCTCAACCAATATACCCGGGTCGGCCCTGCACCATTGACCTATGATGCCAACGGCAACCTCACCGACGACGGCACGCAACGCTATCGCTACGACGCCCAAAACCGCCTTGTTGAAGTCGAGTCCGCCACGGTAAAAGCCGAATTCGCTTACGATGCAAGGAATCGCTGCATTCTCCGCCGCTATTACAAGCTTGGCGATAGCGGTGGCTGGATATTGAATGAGGCAGAGTCCCTCGTGCTCACCTATGATGAGTCATGGAACCTCCTTGTTGATCGCAGCGTGGCAGGCAAGGGGATTTCCGAGTATATTTATGGCAACCGAGGGGATGAAATTTTAGCATCGAAGCGGAATTTTCAATTATGCTACACACTGGCCGATGCGCTTGGCAGTGTAATTGCACTCGATGGTATGAATGACAAAGAAATGCTGGGCAATCGGTATGACGCTTTCGGGAAGTTGAATTCTTCACTCCCTGTTCAGCATCGGTTATTATTTACCGGTCGAGAATATATCAAACCCATAGATATAAATGATCATAGAAATAGATACTACAGCTTTAAATTAGGTCGCTGGCTGGCAAGTGACCCAATAAAATTCAATGGAGAAGATTCTGATTTATATAGATATGTGCATAACAATTCGATCAATTTAACCGATCCCGATGGATTCAAAGAACGTCCGGTAACGTCAGTTGACGCGCCGCCTTTTGAGCATCCCAATACAGCAACACTCGGGGGGCCGTATAATCCATCCTGTTATAATCCAGCAGCCTATAATTGCCATACTTATGCTTGGCATAATGGAACTATTGACCTGAATGACTTGAGATACAATCCCAAGTGGCTGTTTTGGGATCTTGATCCTACAAACAATATTGCTTCTGCCACACCGCTTGCCGATAGTGCGCCCAATCAAATTGGAGACAGGGTGGTCTATGGGAGTGATACGAATGGGAATGGATTATTGGATCCAACAGAGATTGGACATTCAGGAATCGTAACGGCGGTTGATTCTAATGGAAATACAACGCGTGTCACATCAAAATGGGGAGAGGGATCCATATGGGACCATTTTCCATCAGACGTTCCTCCTGCGTATGGAACTCTAAGAACATATTACCGAACATCACCAAACAGTCCAACTTGCAGTCCCTAA
- the mobF gene encoding MobF family relaxase, with amino-acid sequence MLTAKPQLNLSNAEGYFREHLATGDYYMDGHVVRGEWRGVAASMLGLDGIVDEKSFLAMCEGQHPETGQGLTMRRNTTRREGGRTVSNRRVFYDFVVSPPKSVSVVALYQDARIIELHDRAVRVMVDELEKFAETRVRKDGENGERVTGGIAAALFRHDTSRELDPHLHTHCVVFNATYDFVEEKWKALHATGMYRAQKFAENLYYHELAKGLRNLGYEIVNTPTGFEIQGVPESVVARFSKRHQQIDAETKKRIETEGLRGNEKALRAQVAQDKRRRKIKSACAEKLRPRWASEMPASEHEALAKLEPARLPPPLPSVVSEKCGLPGFVTWADAHLFERRSVVGDYELMSAALARGRGQNFSLEDLENEMAKRDYILDAKSRKLTNREALSCEFAIVVAAQDGVRSRDALNAAHQPSPSLSAEQRAAVSRILRSRDLITVFQGAAGSGKSFALREVVRGLEAARHPVVVLAPQHQQAADLRRDGLAPARTLASLLAGGAGEAGGVEGRLPRGAVVIVDEAGQIGGRDMRALIERVRACGGRLILSGDTRQQGAVAASDALRAIEEHTSLQTVRLEAIRRQNPDAVASREEKAFVRKYRSAVKAAAEGRLAASFDKLDAMGCIRELDAGERMTELAREYCEALGRKEQVLAVAQTWDDVHAANDAIRARLRETRKLGGRGAGKPVASWQSADLSDAQKRDARFYTPDAGVLFIRGYGRFKRGDWCEIAGAGEHGVTLRKDGRATTVSYKCADRFVVTRTHELELARGDRLQMKFNGKSIEGEAVRNGELVTVRRVMKDGRIRVRDDAGVTKTLAPSQRMFVRGYAVTTYASQGKTVDTVLVAHDGEQASMMSRQQWYVGISRARQKIVVFTSDKEALRLNVERESDRELALSVKPDEATVKAVREELLLEAFQHQLSLKAHERLCESVRQWVPPPQHQQQPQQEQSRGISL; translated from the coding sequence ATGCTGACGGCCAAGCCGCAACTGAATTTGTCCAACGCGGAGGGGTATTTTCGCGAGCATCTGGCGACGGGGGATTACTACATGGACGGCCATGTGGTGCGCGGCGAGTGGCGCGGGGTCGCCGCGTCCATGCTCGGGCTCGACGGCATCGTGGACGAAAAAAGTTTTTTGGCGATGTGCGAGGGCCAGCACCCGGAAACCGGACAAGGCTTGACGATGCGGCGCAACACGACCCGTCGCGAGGGCGGGCGCACGGTGTCGAACCGGCGCGTTTTTTACGATTTTGTGGTCAGCCCACCGAAGTCGGTCTCGGTGGTCGCTCTGTATCAGGATGCCCGGATTATCGAGCTCCATGACCGGGCTGTCCGCGTGATGGTCGATGAACTGGAAAAGTTCGCCGAAACGCGGGTGCGCAAGGACGGCGAAAACGGCGAACGCGTGACCGGCGGCATTGCCGCCGCGCTGTTCCGGCACGACACCAGCCGCGAACTCGATCCGCATCTGCACACGCATTGCGTGGTGTTCAACGCGACCTACGATTTTGTGGAGGAAAAGTGGAAGGCGCTTCACGCGACGGGCATGTATCGGGCGCAAAAATTTGCCGAGAATCTTTACTACCATGAGCTGGCGAAGGGACTCCGCAATCTCGGCTACGAAATCGTCAACACGCCAACTGGGTTTGAGATTCAGGGGGTGCCGGAGAGCGTGGTTGCCCGGTTTTCCAAGCGGCATCAGCAGATTGATGCGGAGACGAAAAAACGCATCGAAACGGAGGGGCTGCGCGGGAACGAAAAGGCGCTGCGCGCGCAGGTCGCGCAGGACAAGCGGCGGCGCAAAATCAAAAGCGCGTGCGCGGAAAAACTGCGTCCGCGCTGGGCCTCGGAAATGCCCGCCTCCGAGCATGAGGCGCTGGCCAAGCTGGAACCGGCGCGCCTGCCGCCGCCGCTGCCGTCGGTGGTTTCGGAAAAATGCGGGCTGCCCGGATTTGTCACGTGGGCGGACGCGCATCTGTTTGAGCGCCGCTCGGTGGTCGGCGACTACGAGTTGATGTCGGCGGCGCTGGCCCGTGGGCGCGGCCAAAACTTTTCCTTGGAGGACTTGGAAAACGAGATGGCGAAGCGCGATTACATCCTCGATGCGAAGTCGCGCAAGCTGACCAACCGCGAGGCGCTGTCCTGCGAATTTGCCATCGTGGTTGCCGCGCAGGACGGGGTGCGCAGCCGCGACGCGCTCAATGCGGCGCACCAACCGTCGCCGTCGCTTTCGGCGGAGCAGCGCGCGGCGGTGTCGCGCATTTTGCGCAGCCGCGATTTGATCACGGTGTTTCAGGGGGCGGCGGGCAGCGGGAAAAGTTTCGCCCTGCGCGAGGTTGTTCGCGGCTTGGAGGCGGCGCGGCACCCGGTGGTCGTGCTGGCCCCGCAACATCAGCAGGCGGCGGACTTGCGGCGCGATGGACTGGCCCCGGCGCGCACGCTGGCGAGCCTGCTCGCGGGCGGGGCGGGAGAGGCGGGAGGCGTGGAAGGGCGGCTGCCGCGAGGCGCGGTCGTGATTGTCGATGAGGCCGGGCAGATCGGCGGACGCGACATGCGCGCGTTGATCGAGCGGGTGCGGGCTTGCGGCGGGAGGCTGATTTTGTCGGGCGACACGCGGCAGCAGGGCGCGGTCGCGGCCTCGGATGCGTTGCGCGCCATCGAAGAGCACACGAGTTTGCAGACGGTGCGCCTGGAGGCAATCAGGAGACAGAACCCGGATGCGGTGGCGTCGCGGGAGGAAAAGGCGTTTGTGCGAAAATACCGCTCGGCGGTGAAGGCGGCGGCGGAGGGCCGGCTGGCGGCTTCATTCGACAAGCTGGATGCGATGGGGTGCATCCGTGAATTGGATGCCGGCGAGCGCATGACGGAACTGGCCCGCGAATACTGCGAGGCGCTGGGTCGCAAGGAACAGGTGCTCGCCGTCGCGCAGACTTGGGACGACGTGCACGCGGCCAACGATGCCATCCGCGCGCGTTTGCGTGAAACCAGAAAACTGGGCGGGAGGGGCGCGGGCAAGCCGGTGGCATCGTGGCAGTCGGCGGACTTGAGCGACGCGCAAAAGCGCGATGCGCGCTTCTACACGCCGGATGCGGGGGTTTTGTTCATTCGCGGCTACGGACGTTTCAAGCGGGGCGATTGGTGCGAGATCGCCGGTGCCGGTGAACATGGCGTGACCCTGCGCAAGGACGGGCGCGCCACGACCGTGAGCTACAAATGCGCGGACCGCTTTGTCGTCACCAGGACGCATGAATTGGAACTGGCGCGGGGCGACCGTTTGCAGATGAAGTTCAATGGAAAATCCATCGAGGGTGAGGCCGTTCGCAACGGCGAACTGGTCACGGTGCGGCGCGTGATGAAGGACGGGCGCATCCGCGTGCGCGATGACGCCGGGGTCACGAAGACGCTCGCGCCGTCGCAGCGGATGTTTGTGCGCGGCTACGCGGTTACAACCTATGCCTCGCAGGGCAAGACGGTTGATACCGTGCTCGTCGCCCATGACGGCGAACAAGCATCTATGATGAGCCGCCAGCAATGGTATGTGGGCATATCGCGGGCGCGGCAAAAGATCGTCGTGTTCACCAGTGACAAGGAGGCGCTGCGGCTGAACGTCGAGCGCGAGTCCGACCGCGAACTGGCGCTGTCCGTCAAACCCGACGAGGCGACGGTCAAGGCCGTCCGCGAAGAGTTGCTTTTGGAGGCGTTTCAGCACCAGTTGTCTTTGAAAGCGCACGAACGCCTGTGCGAGTCCGTCCGCCAGTGGGTGCCGCCTCCGCAACATCAACAACAACCGCAACAGGAACAATCGCGAGGAATCAGTTTATGA
- a CDS encoding helix-turn-helix domain-containing protein, with the protein MHSTALTTPTPAAPAPTRAHPALTDINGLRLSGIFPQGREPSVRTLREWTRARRIPHHRVGHFVYYDLAEVSAHIRTRLLVPARG; encoded by the coding sequence ATGCACTCCACCGCTCTCACCACGCCAACGCCAGCCGCCCCCGCGCCAACGCGCGCGCATCCCGCGCTCACGGACATCAACGGCCTGCGCCTCAGCGGGATTTTTCCGCAGGGGCGCGAGCCGTCCGTGCGCACGCTGCGCGAATGGACGCGCGCCCGCCGCATCCCGCATCACCGCGTCGGGCACTTTGTATATTACGACCTCGCCGAGGTCTCCGCGCATATCCGCACCCGGCTGCTGGTGCCCGCGCGCGGATAA
- a CDS encoding DEAD/DEAH box helicase family protein, translating to MTMLFHLLLAIVSLGCTFFARRAGMSPGAALAMSAVFGAFAVWQVACGAFAVWQVACGVMAARGRSRAKPVLTLGGFSWSLNDFCRGWLVTGETGSGKTLSAINAMLWQVSKNCPRWGGKCDRTARLRIGSPRTRLITLRTRARLFWRRPRTCAMSPPCPNGKAPE from the coding sequence ATGACCATGCTGTTTCATCTCCTTCTCGCCATCGTGAGTCTTGGCTGCACGTTTTTCGCACGGCGCGCCGGCATGTCGCCGGGCGCGGCGCTGGCGATGTCGGCAGTGTTCGGCGCGTTTGCCGTCTGGCAGGTGGCGTGCGGCGCGTTTGCCGTCTGGCAGGTGGCGTGCGGCGTGATGGCGGCGCGCGGGCGTTCGCGCGCGAAGCCGGTTCTGACTCTGGGCGGATTCTCGTGGTCGTTGAATGACTTTTGCCGGGGCTGGTTGGTCACGGGCGAGACGGGTTCGGGCAAAACGCTTTCGGCTATCAACGCCATGCTCTGGCAGGTCTCGAAAAATTGCCCGCGCTGGGGCGGCAAGTGCGACCGGACGGCGCGCCTGCGGATTGGGAGCCCCCGCACACGTTTAATTACCTTGAGGACCCGAGCCCGCCTTTTTTGGCGAAGGCCAAGGACGTGTGCGATGTCGCCGCCTTGCCCGAACGGCAAAGCGCCAGAGTGA